One window of Nicotiana tomentosiformis chromosome 11, ASM39032v3, whole genome shotgun sequence genomic DNA carries:
- the LOC104098987 gene encoding delta(12)-fatty-acid desaturase FAD2-like has protein sequence MGAGGNISSSTTKTKKNNLRRAPTSKPPFTIGDIKKAIPPHCFHRSLVRSFSYLVRDLILVSIFYYIAATYFHLLPSPYSYIAWLVYWIVQGCVCTGIWVIGHECGHHGFSEYQWVEDTVGLILHSALLRQYFARKHSHRRHQANTCSMENDEVYIPRLKSKLRWYNKYLNNPVGRVLVLAFTLTFAWPLYLLFNISGQTYDRFVCHYNPYSPIYTDRERLQIYISDAGVIAATYVLFRVALAQELAWVVCIYGVPLLIVDGFIVLITLLHHTHSSLPHYDSSEWDYLRGALATVDRDFCMLNKVLHNVTDTHVLHHIFSYIPHYHAMEANKAITPLLGDYYKLDDTPILKALWRDTKECILCGER, from the coding sequence ATGGGAGCCGGTGGAAATATATCATCTTCAACAACTAAAACTAAGAAAAATAATCTCCGAAGAGCTCCAACTTCAAAACCCCCTTTTACAATTGGTGATATAAAAAAGGCCATTCCTCCTCACTGCTTTCATCGATCTCTTGTTCGCTCGTTCTCTTATCTTGTTCGTGATCTCATACTTGTCTCCATTTTTTACTACATCGCCGCCACTTACTTCCATCTCCTTCCATCCCCGTATAGTTACATAGCATGGCTGGTTTACTGGATCGTTCAGGGTTGTGTTTGCACAGGAATATGGGTCATTGGCCATGAATGTGGCCACCACGGCTTCAGTGAATACCAATGGGTAGAAGACACTGTTGGTCTTATACTCCACTCTGCACTTTTAAGGCAGTACTTTGCCCGGAAACATAGTCATCGTCGTCACCAAGCCAACACTTGTTCCATGGAGAATGATGAAGTCTACATACCAAGGCTTAAATCAAAACTAAGATGGTACAACAAATACTTGAATAATCCAGTAGGACGAGTACTCGTACTTGCCTTCACCCTTACTTTTGCCTGGCCTTTATACTTGCTCTTCAATATCTCCGGCCAAACATATGACCGTTTTGTATGTCACTATAATCCATATAGCCCGATATATACTGATCGCGAAAGGCTACAAATCTACATTTCAGATGCAGGCGTGATTGCAGCTACTTATGTGTTGTTTCGCGTTGCTTTGGCACAAGAGCTAGCTTGGGTTGTATGCATATATGGGGTGCCCCTCCTTATTGTAGATGGCTTTATAGTGCTAATAACTCTTTTGCACCACACTCACTCTTCATTGCCACATTATGATTCGTCCGAGTGGGATTATTTAAGAGGAGCTTTAGCTACAGTAGATAGAGATTTTTGTATGCTAAATAAGGTCCTCCATAACGTTACAGATACTCATGTTTTGCATCATATATTCTCATATATACCGCATTACCATGCTATGGAGGCAAACAAAGCTATAACGCCATTATTAGGGGATTACTACAAGTTAGATGATACCCCAATTTTGAAGGCACTGTGGAGAGATACAAAGGAGTGCATACTATGTGGAGAAAGATAA